Proteins found in one Muntiacus reevesi chromosome 2, mMunRee1.1, whole genome shotgun sequence genomic segment:
- the YWHAB gene encoding 14-3-3 protein beta/alpha: protein MTMDKSELVQKAKLAEQAERYDDMAAAMKAVTEQGHELSNEERNLLSVAYKNVVGARRSSWRVISSIEQKTERNEKKQQMGKEYREKIEAELQDICNDVLELLDKYLIPNATQPESKVFYLKMKGDYFRYLSEVASGDNKQTTVSNSQQAYQEAFEISKKEMQPTHPIRLGLALNFSVFYYEILNSPEKACSLAKTAFDEAIAELDTLNEESYKDSTLIMQLLRDNLTLWTSENQGDEGDAGEGEN from the exons ATGACCATGGATAAAAGTGAACTGGTACAGAAAGCCAAGCTCGCCGAGCAGGCCGAGCGCTACGATGacatggctgcagccatgaaggcGGTCACGGAGCAGGGGCACGAGCTTTCCAACGAGGAGAGAAACCTGCTGTCGGTCGCCTACAAGAATGTGGTCGGTGCCCGCCGTTCGTCCTGGCGTGTCATCTCCAGCATCGAACAGAAAACTGAGCGGAACGAGAAGAAGCAGCAGATGGGCAAAGAGTACCGCGAGAAGATCGAGGCTGAGCTGCAGGACATCTGCAACGACGTGCTG gAGCTGTTGGATAAATACCTTATTCCCAATGCTACACAGCCAGAAAGTAAGGTGTTCTACTTGAAAATGAAAGGCGATTATTTTAGATATCTTTCTGAGGTGGCATCTGGAGACAATAAACAAa cCACTGTGTCGAACTCCCAGCAGGCTTACCAAGAAGCATTTGAAATTAGTAAGAAAGAAATGCAGCCTACACACCCCATTCGACTGGGCCTGGCACTTAATTTCTCCGTCTTTTATTATGAGATTCTAAACTCTCCTGAAAAGGCTTGCAGCCTGGCAAAAACG GCATTTGATGAGGCGATTGCTGAGTTGGACACGCTGAATGAAGAGTCCTACAAAGACAGCACCCTGATCATGCAGCTGCTGAGGGACAATCTCACT CTGTGGACGTCGGAAAACCAGGGAGACGAAGGAGATGCTGGGGAGGGAGAGAACTAA